The following coding sequences are from one Octopus bimaculoides isolate UCB-OBI-ISO-001 chromosome 3, ASM119413v2, whole genome shotgun sequence window:
- the LOC106872356 gene encoding uncharacterized protein LOC106872356 codes for MVERFQDVIALNIPNWYSNPFEVDAVDCEDDQEELIELQNDNDATMRYRRNGKEGLWYHQNILDSYPSLWKHLKLLLLAFPTSYLVESGFNHVGTLLSQKGIGLVLQ; via the coding sequence ATGGTGGAgcgatttcaagatgttattgcgctgaatattccaaattggtatagcaATCCGTTTGAGGTCGATGCAGTCGATTGCGAGGATGATCAGGaggaattgatagaattacaaaatgacaatgacgcCACAATGCGATATCGTCGTAATGGCAAAGAAGGTTTGTGGTACCATCAGAATATATTGGATTCCTACCCCAGTCTGtggaaacatctgaaattacttttgcttgcCTTCCCTACCTCATACCTGGTTGAATCTGGTTTTAACCATGTTGGAACTTTACTTTCCCAAAAAGGAATTGGACTCGTGTTACAATGA